A single window of Sneathiella limimaris DNA harbors:
- a CDS encoding PAS-domain containing protein: MASLKKYIPAVFLLATALILISVAITANALTSEISYFVVGTTVGFGVFLVFYLLKSQQGSGETTSDTRKFTQMMEAIDALDEGLVIYDINENALITNRRISQILSNFKHMFTPGQSRENLGAAFVEWLKGSPAYGEFLEYIAKVKAGKKPGDLQLTLPNGKIVSFKERYTAEGGVVSIFRDVTDEVEKRNELEATHSLITGVYQAIPIGLCVYDPDLNVVSWNEKYIEIMEVPSDTISVGMPLKEHLFNCFSYFDEVGDDPEAFAEMVAERTHSPHTSNIERKFKSGRIVEISQSHLPDGGAVCTFKDITLEKSTQQLLKESENRYRKMVELSPDAILVHKDGIVIYSNEAAIQLLEVKDLHSIVGEKIHKFFPVADHDNLDAHFGGADHLQPGQTVPTAKSQVIGRLGNRIDVELEASALLYGDRPVMQLIARDVSATIKAQKLLKQAKEEAESAAQLKGTFLANMSHELRTPLNAIIGFSEVIKNQYYGEVGSEKYIEYASDINASGVHLLDLINEILDLSKIESGNQEIYEETLDLFSLVEDCRRLMEPQREKADVEITSKLSSVLPNVVADSKMIKQVMINLLSNAVKFTPKGGQITISSLIERNGDLAISVEDTGIGIRKDDIEKALTPFMQVDSEFNRKYQGTGLGLPLSKNLMELHGGSLHIDSQFGSGTTVTIRIPGKRVALTAA; the protein is encoded by the coding sequence ATGGCAAGTTTAAAAAAGTACATACCTGCCGTCTTTTTGCTGGCTACCGCACTGATCCTTATTTCAGTAGCGATTACAGCTAATGCTCTCACCTCAGAAATTTCCTACTTTGTTGTCGGAACCACAGTTGGCTTTGGTGTCTTCCTCGTCTTTTACCTACTAAAATCACAGCAAGGCAGCGGCGAAACAACTTCGGATACTCGTAAATTCACCCAAATGATGGAGGCGATTGATGCGCTTGATGAAGGGCTCGTAATATACGACATCAACGAAAATGCGCTTATCACAAACCGAAGAATAAGCCAGATTCTGTCAAATTTTAAACATATGTTCACACCAGGCCAGTCTCGCGAAAACCTGGGAGCCGCATTTGTAGAATGGCTCAAAGGTTCTCCTGCTTATGGTGAATTTCTAGAATATATCGCGAAAGTCAAAGCCGGAAAAAAACCTGGGGATTTACAGCTTACACTCCCAAACGGGAAAATTGTCTCGTTTAAAGAAAGATATACTGCTGAGGGTGGCGTTGTTTCCATCTTTCGCGATGTCACGGATGAAGTCGAAAAACGAAATGAGTTGGAAGCGACCCATAGCCTAATTACAGGTGTTTATCAGGCTATTCCTATTGGCCTTTGTGTTTACGATCCAGATCTCAATGTTGTTAGTTGGAACGAAAAATACATTGAGATCATGGAAGTTCCTTCCGATACAATTAGCGTAGGAATGCCCCTGAAGGAACACTTATTCAATTGTTTCAGCTATTTTGATGAAGTTGGAGATGACCCTGAAGCTTTCGCCGAGATGGTCGCTGAAAGAACGCATTCTCCACATACCAGTAACATCGAGCGGAAATTTAAAAGTGGTCGCATTGTCGAGATTTCCCAATCTCATTTGCCTGATGGCGGCGCTGTGTGCACATTTAAAGACATCACCCTTGAAAAATCGACCCAACAACTGTTGAAAGAGAGTGAAAACCGATACCGGAAAATGGTGGAGCTTTCGCCAGATGCAATTCTGGTCCACAAAGATGGCATTGTGATTTATTCCAACGAAGCAGCCATTCAACTGCTGGAAGTCAAAGACCTTCATTCAATTGTTGGGGAGAAAATCCATAAATTCTTCCCTGTTGCCGATCACGATAATCTGGATGCTCATTTTGGTGGTGCAGACCATCTGCAGCCAGGTCAAACAGTTCCAACAGCGAAAAGCCAGGTTATTGGGCGCCTTGGAAATCGAATTGATGTAGAGCTTGAGGCTTCAGCCCTGCTTTATGGCGACCGGCCTGTTATGCAATTGATTGCTAGAGATGTCTCTGCAACCATCAAGGCACAAAAGCTTCTTAAACAAGCCAAGGAAGAAGCAGAATCTGCAGCTCAGCTGAAAGGAACCTTCCTTGCAAATATGAGCCATGAGCTGAGAACTCCGCTGAATGCCATCATTGGTTTCTCAGAAGTCATAAAAAACCAGTATTATGGGGAAGTCGGCTCTGAAAAATACATCGAATACGCATCAGATATTAATGCAAGTGGTGTTCATCTTTTAGATCTGATCAATGAAATTCTGGACCTTTCAAAAATAGAATCCGGTAATCAGGAAATCTACGAAGAAACTCTCGACCTCTTCAGTCTAGTAGAAGATTGCCGGCGCTTGATGGAGCCACAGCGCGAAAAAGCCGACGTGGAAATCACTTCGAAGCTCAGTTCTGTCCTACCTAACGTGGTTGCTGACAGTAAAATGATAAAACAGGTTATGATCAACCTGCTGTCAAACGCGGTGAAATTTACCCCTAAAGGCGGACAGATTACAATTTCGAGCCTTATTGAACGAAACGGTGATTTGGCGATATCAGTCGAAGATACAGGTATCGGCATTCGAAAAGATGATATTGAAAAAGCACTGACACCGTTCATGCAGGTAGACAGTGAGTTTAATCGAAAATACCAGGGAACCGGCCTCGGTCTCCCTCTTTCCAAAAACCTCATGGAACTGCATGGTGGCAGTTTACATATTGATAGTCAGTTTGGCTCTGGAACGACAGTTACCATCCGTATCCCCGGAAAACGTGTTGCCCTGACTGCGGCTTGA
- the recG gene encoding ATP-dependent DNA helicase RecG yields MRPEILFPLFKPTDSLKGVGARLKIALEKLAGEHVMDLLFHLPSGLTKRTRIEQLDEQFLDQQVIITGTARQHYPSRNRRVPYRITVDVNDRPLTLTFFNGREDYLKRQLPIGEPRLISGKLEEYSGSYQMTHPDHILALGDAGSIDTEEAVYPLTAGVSNNVLLKIISSAEKLIPQLPEWIDPNLVTREGWKSWKEALEASHHPKTDADLEPDDPERQRLAYDELLSNQIALELVRNSMKRKKGRSLTGGADVIERLEQALPYTLTHAQNSALSEIFADMQSPYRMLRLVQGDVGSGKTAVALMAIGKAVGSGAQAAFMAPTEILARQHLNSLKPFTDAAGLKIELLTGRIKGKKRAEILDRLSAGEIDILVGTHALFQEDVVYQDLGLAIIDEQHRFGVHQRLSLSAKGKPEHGGVDVLVMTATPIPRTLALTAYGDMDVSIIAEKPPGRKPVETRAIPVERLEDLATGLQRKLEVNERIYWVCPLVEESEVSDLAAAEERFRYLSHLYPEKVGLVHGRMKGDEKEAVMEAFKNGDIQILVATTVIEVGVDVPEATVMIIEHSERFGLAQLHQLRGRVGRGGLAGTCLLIYSGPLGETQKARLKIMRETEDGFRIAEEDLRLRGAGELLGTRQSGLPEFKLADLQLHGRLLEIARDDARSFLQQDPKLSTSRGSAIRTLLYLFERDSAIKYLQSG; encoded by the coding sequence ATGCGGCCAGAAATCCTTTTCCCTCTTTTTAAACCAACAGATAGCCTAAAGGGTGTTGGGGCTCGCTTGAAAATAGCGCTGGAAAAGCTTGCTGGCGAACATGTCATGGACCTTCTTTTCCATTTGCCCAGCGGACTGACAAAACGGACTAGAATTGAACAATTGGACGAACAGTTCCTTGACCAGCAAGTCATTATAACAGGAACGGCCCGCCAACATTACCCTTCTCGAAATCGACGGGTTCCATACAGAATAACAGTAGATGTAAATGATCGCCCTCTGACCTTAACCTTCTTTAACGGGCGAGAGGATTACCTGAAACGACAATTACCCATTGGCGAACCGAGATTAATTTCAGGGAAACTAGAAGAATATTCCGGCAGTTATCAGATGACGCATCCCGATCACATTTTAGCTCTTGGCGATGCGGGTTCCATTGATACCGAAGAAGCCGTCTATCCTTTGACAGCCGGTGTCAGCAACAATGTTCTCCTGAAAATCATAAGTAGTGCTGAAAAACTGATCCCCCAATTGCCTGAATGGATTGATCCAAATCTCGTCACCAGAGAAGGTTGGAAGTCCTGGAAGGAAGCATTAGAGGCATCTCATCACCCGAAAACAGATGCAGATCTGGAGCCAGACGATCCCGAACGACAACGCCTTGCCTATGATGAGCTGCTCTCAAATCAAATCGCACTGGAGCTGGTTAGAAACAGCATGAAACGTAAGAAAGGGCGCTCCCTGACAGGCGGTGCTGATGTCATCGAACGATTGGAGCAGGCTTTACCTTATACGCTGACCCATGCACAAAATAGTGCTTTGTCCGAAATATTCGCGGATATGCAGTCTCCATATCGCATGCTTCGCCTAGTACAGGGCGATGTGGGAAGCGGAAAAACAGCTGTTGCCTTGATGGCAATTGGCAAAGCTGTGGGATCTGGCGCACAAGCAGCGTTTATGGCACCAACAGAAATTTTAGCCCGCCAGCATCTCAATTCCTTGAAACCTTTTACAGATGCAGCCGGGTTAAAAATTGAACTTCTCACAGGACGAATTAAAGGGAAGAAAAGAGCTGAAATCCTTGATCGCCTTTCAGCTGGTGAGATTGATATTTTAGTGGGGACACACGCATTATTTCAAGAAGATGTGGTCTATCAGGACCTTGGCTTAGCGATCATCGATGAACAACATCGCTTCGGTGTACATCAACGTCTCTCTTTAAGTGCCAAAGGAAAACCAGAACATGGGGGCGTAGATGTCCTCGTAATGACCGCAACGCCAATTCCCAGAACCTTGGCGCTTACGGCCTATGGGGATATGGACGTTTCAATTATCGCAGAAAAACCACCGGGCAGAAAACCAGTTGAAACTCGAGCCATACCTGTTGAAAGGCTCGAGGACCTCGCAACCGGACTTCAGAGGAAATTGGAGGTAAACGAGCGAATTTATTGGGTTTGCCCACTTGTCGAGGAAAGTGAAGTGTCAGATCTGGCCGCAGCTGAGGAACGCTTTCGCTATTTATCCCATCTCTATCCTGAAAAGGTTGGCCTTGTTCATGGCCGCATGAAGGGCGACGAAAAAGAAGCCGTAATGGAAGCCTTTAAGAATGGTGACATCCAAATCCTAGTCGCGACAACAGTGATTGAGGTTGGGGTTGATGTTCCTGAGGCAACCGTCATGATCATCGAGCATTCCGAACGGTTCGGACTTGCCCAATTACATCAATTAAGAGGGCGTGTCGGGCGTGGGGGGCTCGCAGGTACTTGTTTGCTGATCTACTCCGGCCCTCTGGGTGAAACACAAAAAGCCCGATTAAAAATTATGCGAGAGACCGAAGATGGCTTTCGAATTGCTGAAGAAGACCTGAGGCTAAGGGGTGCAGGAGAATTGTTAGGCACCCGTCAAAGCGGACTTCCTGAATTTAAGTTAGCGGATTTACAATTGCATGGACGTCTACTGGAAATTGCCCGTGATGACGCCCGATCCTTTTTACAGCAAGATCCTAAACTTTCGACAAGCCGTGGTTCCGCCATCCGAACTTTGCTTTATTTATTTGAACGGGACAGCGCTATTAAGTATCTGCAGTCTGGTTAG
- a CDS encoding DUF502 domain-containing protein, producing the protein MKKQSSSQSSESENQDHLKALVEPAPKVGLLARLRTYFLTGIVITAPIGITVYLTYVFVDFVDANVTPLIPARYNPETYLPFSVPGLGLFVAVLVLILIGFFTANFLGRSLLHFGERIVSRMPVIRTIYTALKQIIETVLAQSSTSFRDVVLIEYPRKGLWAIAFVTSEAEGEIADLDDEAMISVFLPTTPNPTSGFLLFVPKKDLKFLHMSVEEGVKLVISAGMIWPEEGEAGAPENKKIQKPAEEEKSNQTADT; encoded by the coding sequence ATGAAAAAACAGTCTTCTAGCCAATCCTCGGAATCAGAAAATCAGGATCACCTGAAAGCACTGGTGGAACCAGCACCAAAAGTGGGGCTTCTCGCACGACTTAGAACCTATTTCCTGACAGGCATTGTGATCACCGCGCCGATCGGGATTACGGTGTATCTCACATATGTTTTTGTTGATTTTGTTGATGCCAATGTGACGCCGCTGATCCCGGCTCGCTATAATCCAGAAACCTATCTACCCTTCAGTGTGCCTGGCCTAGGATTATTTGTTGCTGTGCTGGTTTTAATTCTAATCGGGTTCTTCACAGCTAATTTCTTGGGGCGTTCCCTCCTTCATTTTGGGGAGAGAATTGTGAGTCGGATGCCGGTCATCCGGACGATCTATACTGCTCTAAAGCAAATAATAGAAACAGTTTTGGCTCAATCCAGTACGTCATTTCGGGATGTTGTTTTAATCGAATATCCCCGAAAAGGTCTTTGGGCGATTGCCTTTGTGACAAGTGAGGCAGAAGGCGAGATCGCTGATTTGGATGATGAAGCCATGATCAGTGTATTTTTGCCAACAACCCCGAACCCGACTTCCGGTTTTCTTTTGTTTGTTCCAAAGAAGGACCTTAAGTTCCTTCACATGTCGGTGGAAGAGGGGGTAAAACTGGTTATTTCTGCAGGCATGATCTGGCCCGAAGAAGGTGAGGCTGGAGCTCCTGAAAACAAAAAGATCCAAAAGCCTGCAGAGGAGGAAAAATCTAACCAGACTGCAGATACTTAA
- a CDS encoding AMP-binding protein, translating into MIKTIPELLNQTQKNRGQGIAIVDRTNSVSYTEFEERVHRLACGLKAQGLKKGDLVGIWLPNITAYLEFFCACGYLGVTVVSVNTKFKSFEMSDIVSRSNCKMLILWPDFKNIPFLDILSEIPDGELQGLESVVFYTEGEPFPSEIPSCISDKRIISYRDLVDTEPTELPAVAEDDGLVIFTTSGTTGKPKFVFHHHHSIVQHAYDVASNFEFDKRACRLLQVNPLCGTFGLTQALAGLSSGATVYCVAVFNGGEAARIMTEEKITDVFGSDDMFSMMLANTEGSNPFPDLQYAGFAAFNPALTQLVADADKKNVKLVGLWGMSEVQAFVAHQDPKAPIEERRLGGGKLMSDAAEIRITDPETGNRLPIGEKGELEIRCPSQMAGYLGNPEATKKTITSDGFIRTGDLAIQTDDRHFTFLSRMGDVLRLGGYLTDPVEIESCLKDHPSVEKAQVVGVESDKGARAFAFVILKQGALWQEEEVSAFCKSRLAGYKVPAGFEVLEAFPTTLSANGEKVQRSKLREQAQNLWSQKGAN; encoded by the coding sequence ATGATAAAAACAATCCCGGAACTTTTAAACCAAACACAAAAAAACCGGGGTCAGGGAATTGCTATTGTAGACCGAACAAACTCCGTTAGTTATACGGAATTTGAAGAACGTGTGCATAGACTTGCATGTGGGTTGAAGGCGCAAGGACTTAAAAAAGGAGATTTGGTCGGGATATGGCTTCCCAACATAACTGCCTATCTTGAATTCTTTTGTGCTTGTGGATATCTCGGCGTAACTGTTGTATCGGTGAACACTAAGTTTAAATCCTTCGAAATGTCGGATATCGTTTCCCGGTCTAACTGTAAGATGCTGATTTTATGGCCGGATTTCAAAAATATTCCATTTCTTGATATTCTCTCGGAAATTCCCGATGGAGAACTACAAGGCCTAGAAAGTGTCGTTTTTTATACCGAAGGTGAGCCCTTTCCATCCGAAATCCCATCCTGTATTTCTGATAAACGGATTATAAGTTACAGAGATTTGGTTGATACCGAGCCAACGGAGCTGCCAGCGGTAGCAGAAGATGATGGGCTGGTCATTTTCACGACAAGCGGAACCACTGGTAAACCAAAATTCGTTTTTCATCATCACCATAGCATTGTTCAGCATGCCTATGACGTGGCGTCCAACTTTGAGTTTGATAAGCGCGCCTGTCGACTGCTCCAGGTCAATCCACTATGCGGAACCTTTGGACTTACTCAGGCTTTGGCAGGTCTTTCAAGCGGCGCAACCGTCTATTGCGTGGCGGTCTTTAATGGAGGTGAAGCGGCCCGGATCATGACAGAGGAGAAAATCACAGATGTTTTTGGCTCTGATGACATGTTCTCCATGATGCTGGCAAATACTGAAGGGTCTAATCCATTTCCGGACCTGCAATATGCTGGCTTTGCAGCTTTCAATCCGGCTCTAACGCAACTTGTAGCTGACGCAGACAAAAAGAATGTCAAACTTGTTGGGCTATGGGGCATGAGTGAAGTGCAAGCATTTGTTGCTCATCAGGATCCTAAAGCGCCAATTGAGGAGCGGCGTCTTGGTGGGGGCAAGCTCATGTCTGATGCCGCGGAAATTCGAATAACCGACCCAGAAACCGGAAATAGACTTCCCATCGGCGAAAAGGGGGAACTTGAAATCCGTTGTCCAAGTCAAATGGCTGGATATCTTGGAAACCCAGAAGCGACAAAAAAAACAATTACCTCTGATGGCTTCATTAGAACCGGTGATTTGGCGATTCAAACGGATGACCGGCATTTTACGTTTCTATCGCGGATGGGAGATGTTTTGCGTCTCGGTGGCTATTTGACAGATCCTGTCGAAATAGAAAGCTGTTTGAAAGATCATCCGTCTGTTGAAAAGGCTCAAGTTGTGGGTGTTGAAAGTGACAAGGGGGCTCGCGCATTTGCTTTTGTCATTTTGAAGCAAGGGGCCCTATGGCAGGAGGAAGAAGTCTCGGCCTTTTGTAAGTCCAGGCTCGCAGGCTATAAAGTTCCTGCTGGATTTGAAGTGTTAGAGGCTTTTCCAACAACTTTGAGTGCTAACGGAGAAAAAGTGCAACGAAGTAAATTGCGTGAACAAGCTCAGAATCTATGGTCTCAAAAGGGTGCTAACTGA
- a CDS encoding glucose 1-dehydrogenase: MRLKDKVAVITGAGAGFGEGMALRFAEEGAKIVVSDINGDAATKVADAINANGGTAIADTTDVTVASQVEAMKDNALKHFGRIDILVNNAGMPQRNGNMLDTDEETFQKIYDVNVKSIFLTSKAIVPVMLEQKGGSIINIASTAALSPRPGLVWYNSSKGAVLTMSKSMAIELAPNQVRVNALCPVFALTNMAVEFMGGEDTPEIRDKFQSSIPIGRVNTPRDLANAALYLASDEASFITGVALEVDGGRCI; the protein is encoded by the coding sequence GTGAGACTAAAGGATAAAGTCGCCGTCATTACCGGCGCCGGAGCCGGTTTTGGTGAAGGCATGGCACTTCGGTTTGCCGAAGAAGGCGCAAAAATCGTCGTCAGCGATATCAATGGTGACGCCGCTACCAAGGTTGCAGATGCTATCAATGCAAATGGTGGAACCGCTATTGCCGATACGACCGACGTAACTGTCGCAAGTCAGGTCGAAGCAATGAAAGACAATGCTTTAAAGCATTTTGGACGTATTGATATCCTTGTTAATAATGCAGGTATGCCCCAACGGAATGGCAACATGCTGGATACGGATGAAGAGACCTTCCAGAAAATCTATGACGTAAATGTTAAAAGCATTTTCCTGACCTCTAAAGCCATCGTACCGGTCATGCTAGAGCAAAAAGGTGGGAGCATTATCAACATTGCTTCAACGGCCGCCCTTAGCCCTCGTCCGGGTCTTGTCTGGTATAACTCCAGTAAAGGCGCTGTATTGACCATGTCAAAATCCATGGCTATCGAATTGGCACCAAATCAGGTTCGCGTAAATGCCCTTTGCCCCGTTTTTGCTCTTACCAACATGGCAGTCGAGTTTATGGGGGGTGAAGATACACCTGAAATTCGAGATAAATTCCAATCATCCATTCCTATTGGCCGTGTGAATACGCCACGCGATCTTGCCAATGCAGCTCTTTACCTTGCCTCTGACGAAGCCTCTTTTATTACAGGCGTTGCCTTAGAGGTCGATGGCGGTCGCTGTATCTAG
- a CDS encoding cupin domain-containing protein, whose protein sequence is MTFPIHSMSIKGETENHLPEPFKSSLGKAEWRGLSDQFGLSQFGVNLEVIHPGGKSSLRHWHTQSDEFVYVLKGELTLVTNSGKTQMTTGMCVGFKANVTDAHHLLNETNKSASFIVVGSRVPGDKAIYPDDDFQWIEKDGKFLAAKKDGTPY, encoded by the coding sequence ATGACATTTCCAATTCATAGCATGAGCATAAAGGGAGAAACCGAAAATCATCTTCCTGAACCATTTAAAAGTTCCCTGGGAAAAGCCGAATGGCGTGGGCTTAGTGATCAGTTTGGCCTTTCACAATTTGGGGTGAATCTTGAAGTCATTCATCCAGGAGGAAAATCATCGCTTCGGCACTGGCATACACAATCGGATGAGTTCGTTTATGTACTGAAAGGCGAACTCACGCTCGTTACAAACTCAGGTAAAACTCAAATGACCACTGGAATGTGTGTCGGCTTCAAAGCAAATGTTACAGATGCCCATCATCTCCTGAATGAGACGAACAAAAGCGCCTCGTTTATAGTCGTAGGCTCTAGGGTACCCGGAGACAAAGCCATTTACCCAGACGATGATTTTCAGTGGATAGAGAAGGATGGAAAATTTTTAGCCGCTAAAAAAGATGGAACGCCATACTAG
- a CDS encoding succinate dehydrogenase assembly factor 2 — translation MTDTEETAIRRKRLLHRSRYTGMKETDLMLGRFANKYIQKFSDEELDIYEKLLQAGDPSIYAWAVGREEIPAEYDTSVMQKLKNFAIFEHDPANPNDDN, via the coding sequence ATGACTGATACTGAAGAAACAGCCATTCGTCGCAAGCGTCTGCTCCATCGTTCTCGATATACCGGGATGAAGGAAACGGATCTAATGCTGGGTCGTTTTGCAAATAAATACATCCAAAAATTCTCTGATGAAGAATTGGATATATATGAAAAATTGCTTCAGGCAGGGGATCCGAGCATTTATGCTTGGGCTGTCGGTCGTGAGGAGATTCCCGCGGAATATGACACCTCTGTTATGCAGAAATTGAAAAATTTTGCTATTTTTGAGCACGATCCCGCAAATCCGAACGATGACAATTGA
- a CDS encoding peptidylprolyl isomerase — protein MGFRSAVKALILAMVLSLAISPAKANELDPENTLYLDLQYGRVIIELFPRVAPNHVNRIKELTREKFYDGIKFHRVIDGFMAQTGDPTGTGSGGSSKKDLRAEFSNIPHDRGIVSMARTNNPNSANSQFFIVFENSSFLDGKYTVFGRVVEGMEYVDQIKRGYGRSGTVRNPDIIIQMRVMADVQ, from the coding sequence ATGGGTTTTCGATCGGCTGTAAAGGCCCTGATCCTTGCGATGGTTCTCTCTCTTGCGATTTCGCCAGCAAAGGCCAATGAACTGGATCCTGAAAATACGCTTTATCTGGATTTGCAGTATGGACGAGTCATTATTGAACTTTTTCCTCGTGTCGCTCCAAATCATGTTAATCGGATTAAGGAGCTCACCCGTGAAAAATTTTATGACGGAATAAAATTTCACAGGGTGATTGACGGTTTTATGGCTCAAACGGGAGATCCAACCGGCACGGGCTCTGGTGGATCCTCGAAGAAAGACCTGCGGGCAGAGTTTTCGAATATCCCGCATGATCGAGGGATCGTGTCCATGGCCCGAACAAATAATCCAAACAGCGCTAACAGTCAGTTCTTTATCGTTTTTGAAAACTCAAGCTTCTTGGACGGAAAATATACTGTCTTCGGACGTGTTGTTGAAGGAATGGAGTATGTGGATCAGATCAAGCGGGGATATGGCAGAAGCGGTACCGTTCGGAACCCAGACATCATCATCCAGATGCGCGTAATGGCGGACGTTCAATAG